A stretch of Coturnix japonica isolate 7356 chromosome 11, Coturnix japonica 2.1, whole genome shotgun sequence DNA encodes these proteins:
- the SNX20 gene encoding sorting nexin-20, translating to MEQDPESTADRELLEAASTIATFSIAAPPDEEQSQPKAEISCEPSTENPEKDDLQDSKASLSPNSSMTTKELQEYWRNEKSQCRQVKLLFEIPSTRIVEHHLSKYVMYKIIILQTGSFDSNKSVIERRYSDFEKLHKNLLEDFSEEMEDMTFPKKALTGNFTDEIINERKLAFKDYLRLLYSMKYIRRSKKFIDFLTKPELQEAYGCLRGGQYNKALEILLEVIGLQERLTRGNPAATVPTLCAIVVCHKDLGNAASAFEYGEKALSLLCMRNSHKYYIPLLEAMITLAYELGKDFLSLQEKLEEWKAKKDPVRVFSLKELAVREYVK from the exons ATGGAGCAGGACCCAGAGAGCACAgcagacagagagctgttggaagCTGCAAGCACGATTGCTACGTTTTCTATCGCAGCTCCTCCTGATGAAGAACAAAGTCAACCCAAAGCTGAAATTTCCTGTGAACCGAGCACAGAAAATCCAGAGAAAGACGACCTCCAAG ATTCCAAAGCATCCCTAAGTCCCAACTCTTCAATGACCACTAAAGAGCTTCAGGAATACTGGAGGAATGAAAAAAGCCAGTGCAGACAGGTCAAACTCCTGTTTGAAATTCCATCAACCAGAATTGTAGAGCACCACTTATCTAAATATGTG atGTATAAAATCATCATTCTGCAAACGGGAAGCTTTGACAGCAACAAGTCTGTAATTGAACGGCGCTATTCTGACTTTGAGAAACTGCACAAGAATCTTCTGGAGGATTTCAGTGAGGAAATGGAAGATATGACCTTTCCAAAAAAAGCCCTAACAGGGAACTTCACAGACGAAATAATCAATGAGAGAAAACTGGCCTTTAAGGACTACCTGAGGCTTCTGTATTCAATGAAATATATCAGGAGATCAAAAAAATTTATTGACTTTTTAACAAAGCCTGAGCTTCAGGAAGCATATGGCTGCCTGCGGGGCGGCCAGTACAACAAGGCTTTGGAAATCCTGTTAGAAGTCATCGGTCTGCAGGAGAGGCTGACCAGAGGCAACCCTGCTGCAACTGTCCCTACCCTCTGTGCTATTGTGGTGTGCCACAAGGACCTGGGAAATGCAGCAAGCGCCTTTGAATACGGGGAAAAGGCTCTGTCACTCCTATGCATGCGTAACAGTCACAAGTACTATATCCCACTGCTAGAAGCAATGATCACTCTGGCATATGAGCTTGGCAAGgattttttgtctttgcaagagaaactggaagaatggaaggcaaaaaaagatCCTGTACGGGTTTTTTCCCTGAAAGAGCTTGCAGTTCGGGAATATGTAAAATGA